One genomic window of Neisseria sp. oral taxon 014 str. F0314 includes the following:
- the argJ gene encoding bifunctional glutamate N-acetyltransferase/amino-acid acetyltransferase ArgJ: protein MAVRLTEKSPSELLSIDGVQVYVGQAGVKKADRDDLTLIVLNSQNTVGAVFTQNRFCAAPVYIAKSHLFDEDGVRALVINTGNANAGTGAQGRADAVEVCEAAARQVGCKPSQILPFSTGVILEPLPVQKIIGALPNVKPVHWSDAARAIMTTDTVSKAASREGKVGEKHTVRATGIAKGSGMIHPNMATMLAFIATDAKVSQPVLQLLTQEIADATFNTITVDGDTSTNDSFVIMATGKCGQMEIDNTADPRYGQLKELLGGIALELAQAIVRDGEGAGKFITIRVERAADREEARKVAYAVARSPLVKTAFSAGDPNLGRLLAAIGYAGIADLDVDRIRMWLGDVLVAEHGGRAESYTEEQGQAVMDEDEITVRIDLQRGKAEATVYTCDLTHEYISINADYRS, encoded by the coding sequence ATGGCAGTCCGCCTCACAGAAAAATCCCCGTCCGAACTGCTGAGCATCGACGGCGTGCAGGTATACGTCGGTCAGGCCGGCGTGAAAAAAGCCGACCGCGACGATCTGACGCTGATTGTGCTGAACAGTCAGAATACCGTCGGTGCCGTGTTCACGCAAAACCGTTTTTGCGCCGCGCCGGTCTATATCGCCAAATCGCACCTGTTCGACGAAGACGGCGTGCGCGCGCTGGTCATCAATACGGGCAATGCCAATGCGGGTACGGGCGCCCAAGGGCGCGCCGACGCGGTGGAAGTCTGCGAGGCCGCCGCGCGGCAGGTGGGCTGCAAACCTTCGCAGATACTGCCGTTTTCTACCGGCGTGATACTGGAGCCGCTGCCCGTTCAGAAAATCATCGGCGCGCTGCCCAATGTCAAACCCGTGCACTGGAGCGACGCCGCCCGCGCGATTATGACCACCGACACCGTGTCCAAGGCTGCCAGCCGCGAGGGGAAAGTCGGTGAGAAACACACGGTCCGCGCCACCGGCATCGCCAAGGGTTCGGGCATGATTCATCCGAACATGGCCACCATGCTGGCCTTTATCGCCACCGACGCCAAAGTATCGCAACCCGTGTTGCAGCTTCTGACGCAGGAAATCGCCGATGCCACGTTCAATACCATCACCGTTGACGGCGACACCAGCACCAACGACAGCTTCGTCATCATGGCCACGGGCAAATGCGGCCAGATGGAAATCGACAATACCGCCGACCCGCGTTACGGCCAGTTGAAAGAATTGCTCGGCGGCATCGCGCTGGAACTGGCGCAGGCCATCGTGCGCGACGGCGAAGGTGCCGGCAAATTCATCACCATCCGCGTGGAACGCGCCGCCGACAGGGAAGAGGCGCGCAAGGTCGCTTATGCCGTTGCCCGTTCCCCGCTGGTCAAAACCGCCTTTTCCGCCGGCGACCCCAACCTTGGCCGCCTGCTGGCCGCCATCGGTTATGCGGGTATCGCCGATTTGGATGTCGACAGAATCAGGATGTGGCTGGGCGACGTGCTGGTTGCCGAACACGGCGGCCGCGCCGAAAGTTACACCGAAGAGCAGGGGCAGGCGGTGATGGATGAGGACGAAATCACCGTGCGCATCGATTTGCAACGCGGCAAGGCCGAAGCGACGGTATACACCTGCGACCTGACGCACGAATATATATCGATTAATGCGGATTACCGTTCGTAA
- the hslO gene encoding Hsp33 family molecular chaperone HslO, with product MTQRTPAADSRTRFIFDDMPVRGLHVRLENVWRHIAGQKPYPAAIRRALGELLAAGVLLSSNLKTDGTLTVQVQGQGRLKMLVVEATSEHTVRATARWSEQAEISADESLADLLGDNGIFALTLQPKDGEQWQGIVPLEGGSIAHMLMNYMKRSEQLDTHIALSASDDACGGLLVQRLPEEETDGDAWAHVGTLAQTATAEELVSLDAHHLLYRLFHETPPRVFEPEQIEFSCTCSRGKVSDMLLMLGAAEVGGVVAEQGSIEADCDFCHAKYVFDETDVNALFGADIVDTARQEIRRLQ from the coding sequence ATGACGCAACGCACCCCCGCCGCCGACAGCCGCACACGCTTCATCTTCGACGACATGCCCGTACGCGGCCTGCATGTCCGGCTCGAAAACGTATGGCGGCACATCGCAGGCCAGAAACCCTACCCCGCAGCCATCCGCCGCGCACTGGGCGAACTGCTGGCGGCAGGCGTACTGCTGTCGAGCAACCTGAAAACCGACGGCACGCTGACCGTACAAGTACAAGGACAAGGCCGTCTGAAAATGCTGGTGGTCGAAGCCACTTCCGAACACACCGTGCGCGCTACCGCCCGCTGGAGCGAACAGGCCGAAATCAGCGCGGACGAAAGCCTGGCCGATCTCTTGGGCGACAACGGCATCTTCGCCCTGACGCTGCAACCCAAAGACGGCGAACAGTGGCAGGGCATCGTCCCCCTCGAAGGCGGCAGCATCGCCCACATGCTGATGAACTACATGAAACGTTCCGAACAGCTCGACACCCACATCGCCCTGTCCGCGTCAGACGACGCCTGCGGCGGCCTTCTGGTGCAACGCCTGCCCGAAGAAGAAACCGACGGCGACGCATGGGCGCACGTCGGCACGCTGGCGCAAACCGCCACAGCGGAAGAACTGGTCTCGCTCGACGCGCACCACCTGCTCTACCGGCTGTTTCATGAAACCCCGCCGCGCGTGTTCGAGCCCGAACAAATCGAATTTTCCTGCACCTGTTCGCGCGGCAAAGTCAGCGACATGCTGCTGATGCTCGGCGCGGCAGAAGTCGGCGGCGTTGTGGCCGAACAAGGCAGCATCGAAGCGGATTGCGACTTCTGCCACGCCAAATATGTGTTCGACGAAACCGACGTCAACGCCCTGTTCGGCGCAGACATCGTCGACACCGCGCGGCAGGAAATCCGCCGCCTGCAATAA
- a CDS encoding ABC transporter ATP-binding protein, which produces MSTTPFIELKNVVFAYGDRPILHDINFTVEQGNFAAIMGGSGSGKTTLMRLITGQIHPQQGQVLIEGRDVARFSDAELYEHRRRMGVLFQHGALFTDLSVYDNIAFPMRELTGLPEDVIRDLVVLKLNAVGLRGVERLMPSELSGGMSRRVALARTIALDPEIMLYDEPFTGLDPISLGVIAHLISRVNKALRSTSIMVTHDIEKSLEIVNQVIFLAHGEIMFSGSPQEMRELDSPWVRQFIGGLADGPVAFRYPAQTTLQQDLMG; this is translated from the coding sequence ATGAGCACAACCCCCTTTATCGAACTGAAAAACGTCGTATTCGCCTACGGCGACCGCCCGATTCTGCACGACATCAACTTCACCGTCGAACAGGGGAATTTCGCCGCCATCATGGGCGGTTCCGGCAGCGGCAAAACCACGCTGATGCGCCTGATTACCGGCCAAATCCACCCGCAGCAAGGACAGGTATTAATCGAAGGACGCGACGTCGCCCGCTTTTCCGACGCCGAACTCTACGAACACCGCCGCCGCATGGGCGTGTTGTTCCAACACGGCGCCCTTTTCACCGACCTTTCCGTGTACGACAACATCGCCTTCCCGATGCGCGAGCTGACCGGACTGCCCGAAGACGTCATCCGCGATTTGGTCGTCCTGAAGCTGAACGCCGTCGGCCTGCGCGGCGTCGAACGCCTGATGCCGTCCGAACTCTCCGGCGGCATGTCGCGCCGCGTCGCCCTCGCCCGCACCATCGCGCTCGACCCCGAAATCATGCTCTACGACGAACCGTTTACCGGCCTCGACCCGATTTCGCTGGGCGTGATCGCCCACCTCATCAGCCGCGTCAACAAAGCCCTGCGCTCGACCAGCATCATGGTAACGCACGACATCGAAAAATCGCTGGAAATCGTCAACCAAGTCATCTTTCTGGCGCACGGCGAAATCATGTTCTCCGGCTCGCCGCAGGAAATGCGCGAACTCGATTCGCCGTGGGTCAGACAGTTTATCGGCGGCCTGGCCGACGGGCCGGTAGCGTTCCGCTATCCCGCCCAGACGACGTTGCAGCAGGATTTGATGGGGTAA
- a CDS encoding AarF/UbiB family protein, giving the protein MMIPTLLAMRDISRMREIITVMTKYGLGGFLQRIKLSYGSADESASGSRYMSTPRRFRMAFEELGPTFVKLGQILSTRVDIFDAEWIEEFEKLQSNVAPIPVASIDELIESYLGRPMGEVFRSFDSVPVGSASIAQVHKAVLSDGETVAVKIKRPDIEPVIQADLRILTHLAGLIESEIPEVRRYQPVQMVQYFARSLAKETDLSVELRYMQRFGQTFDSDPFVRIPRVYPDISNRQILVQEHIGDTLLKDIRIETLDAPMRTQLAARITDTLFTMILQQGFFHADPHPGNIFIGSDGRITLIDFGLVGHLSSTRRREIVDLINALTRKDQFTMQYVLSNWAQGDLPDENLLGADVLEMLLNYEHTPVRDLRISQVINDITQIMRNHGLTLPGDLVMLFKTLITLEGVAKRLDGQTELLERAKPIVADAFKERSSPEHILRKGRMHLQTLLQAADELPQNLFRLSRRLQKGQMGITLDFKRFDQISHQIDRAANRLTMGIVTAALIIGSSIVMSIETGPKFIGFIGYLLAFANSLWIIWSIWRSGKH; this is encoded by the coding sequence ATGATGATTCCCACTTTGCTCGCCATGCGCGACATATCCCGAATGCGCGAAATTATTACCGTTATGACAAAATACGGGTTGGGCGGTTTTTTGCAGCGCATCAAACTCTCCTACGGCAGCGCAGACGAATCTGCATCGGGCAGCCGCTATATGAGCACGCCGCGCCGCTTCCGTATGGCATTCGAAGAGCTGGGGCCGACTTTCGTCAAGCTCGGGCAGATTCTGTCTACGCGGGTAGACATCTTCGACGCGGAATGGATTGAAGAATTTGAGAAGCTGCAAAGCAACGTCGCCCCGATTCCGGTGGCAAGCATAGACGAATTAATCGAATCCTACCTCGGCAGGCCGATGGGGGAAGTGTTCCGTTCGTTTGATTCCGTCCCCGTCGGCAGCGCGTCCATCGCACAGGTGCACAAGGCCGTCCTGTCGGACGGCGAAACCGTGGCCGTGAAAATCAAGCGCCCTGACATCGAGCCGGTCATTCAGGCAGACTTGCGCATCCTGACCCACCTTGCCGGACTCATAGAATCGGAAATTCCCGAAGTGCGCCGCTACCAGCCGGTGCAGATGGTGCAGTATTTCGCCCGCAGTCTGGCGAAAGAAACCGATTTGTCGGTGGAGCTGCGCTATATGCAGCGCTTCGGCCAGACCTTCGACAGCGACCCGTTCGTCCGCATCCCCCGCGTCTATCCCGACATTTCCAACCGCCAGATTCTCGTTCAGGAACACATCGGCGACACATTATTAAAAGACATCCGCATCGAAACGCTCGATGCGCCGATGCGCACGCAGCTCGCCGCCCGCATCACCGACACCCTGTTTACCATGATTCTGCAACAGGGCTTTTTCCACGCCGACCCCCATCCTGGCAATATCTTTATCGGTTCGGACGGCCGCATCACCCTAATCGACTTCGGACTGGTCGGCCACCTCAGCAGCACCCGCCGCCGCGAAATCGTCGACTTAATCAACGCCCTTACCCGTAAAGACCAGTTCACCATGCAATACGTATTAAGCAACTGGGCGCAGGGCGACCTGCCCGACGAAAACCTGCTCGGAGCCGACGTATTGGAAATGCTGCTCAACTACGAACACACGCCCGTGCGCGACCTGCGCATCAGCCAAGTCATCAACGACATCACCCAGATTATGCGCAACCACGGCCTGACACTGCCGGGCGACTTGGTCATGCTGTTTAAAACCCTCATCACGCTCGAAGGCGTGGCCAAGCGGCTGGACGGCCAGACCGAACTCTTGGAGCGCGCCAAACCCATCGTGGCCGACGCCTTCAAAGAGCGTTCCTCGCCCGAACACATTTTGCGCAAAGGCAGGATGCACCTGCAAACGCTGCTACAAGCCGCCGACGAACTGCCGCAAAACCTGTTCCGCCTCAGCCGCCGCCTGCAAAAAGGCCAGATGGGGATTACGCTGGACTTCAAACGCTTCGACCAAATCAGCCACCAAATCGACCGTGCCGCCAACCGTCTGACGATGGGCATCGTTACCGCCGCGCTGATTATCGGTTCGTCCATCGTCATGAGCATCGAAACCGGCCCGAAATTCATCGGCTTCATCGGCTATCTGCTCGCCTTCGCCAACAGCCTGTGGATTATCTGGTCGATTTGGCGCTCAGGAAAACACTGA
- a CDS encoding C40 family peptidase encodes MMVSACLLAAPIHADDLEKMLSNRQQVLNQFNGGNSTTPSSPATAPVTPARPSYGSPITVQKLLVPSSSRAAAILNGQGQGGDIAPQAANYQRDGNADDLIRSAMGLLGVAYRWGGTSVRTGFDCSGFMQHIFRNSMGISLPRTSAMQAQMGTMVSRSELQPGDMVFFRTVRGRISHVGLFIGNNRFIHAPRTGKRIEITSLSNKYWNRKYAFGRRVKKNDPSRFLN; translated from the coding sequence ATGATGGTGTCGGCCTGCCTGCTTGCAGCCCCTATCCACGCCGACGATTTGGAAAAAATGTTGAGCAACCGCCAGCAGGTGCTTAACCAGTTTAACGGCGGCAATTCCACCACTCCCTCTTCTCCCGCCACCGCGCCGGTAACGCCCGCGCGGCCTTCTTACGGCTCGCCGATAACCGTACAGAAACTGCTGGTTCCGTCTTCTTCGCGCGCGGCCGCCATTCTGAACGGGCAAGGGCAAGGCGGCGATATTGCGCCGCAGGCCGCAAACTACCAGCGCGACGGCAATGCGGACGACCTTATCCGCAGCGCGATGGGGTTGCTGGGCGTGGCATACCGCTGGGGCGGTACGTCGGTGCGGACCGGTTTCGATTGCAGCGGCTTCATGCAGCACATCTTCCGCAACAGCATGGGCATCAGCCTGCCGCGCACGTCCGCCATGCAGGCGCAGATGGGTACGATGGTCAGCCGCAGCGAATTGCAGCCGGGCGACATGGTGTTTTTCCGCACGGTGCGCGGGCGGATTTCCCACGTCGGCCTGTTTATCGGCAACAACCGCTTCATCCATGCGCCGCGTACCGGCAAGCGCATCGAAATCACCAGCCTCAGCAACAAATATTGGAACCGGAAATACGCGTTCGGCCGCCGCGTGAAGAAAAACGACCCGTCCCGTTTCCTGAACTGA
- a CDS encoding chloride channel protein, whose amino-acid sequence MPLPRFIGLRIAHKLRQTRRLSRKTAAFAFLLAGSALVALVSLLFAHMADFALETNARLVRQYPWFAWVALPLGLPLIAWLTRCFAPYTAGSGIPQVLASLSLPYGVNKTRLIPFGRTLLKIPLTFIGMVCGASIGREGPSVQVGAAVMSAWGGWCKKHNLAFRGMQENDLIAAGAAGGLAAAFNAPLAGVVFAIEELGRGVMLRWERQILLGVLAAGFIQVAVQGNNPYFSGFHGGELDNMLLWVLGSGLVCGIAGGLFGQFLYKGAAAFSPQKWRGLIVRHPLLLAAAMGVLLALLGTVYQGQTYGTGYNEASGALRRMYDAPFGIAAAKWAATVFSYWAGIPGGIFTPSLTIGAMLGSHIAALVGLETGVNVVVLICMAAFLAGATQSPLTASVVVMEMTGGQNLLFWLLISAITASQVSRQFSPKPFYHAAGVRFKQRLEKQDGN is encoded by the coding sequence ATGCCTCTCCCAAGATTTATCGGTTTGCGCATCGCCCACAAACTCAGGCAGACGCGCCGCCTTTCCCGCAAAACCGCCGCCTTCGCTTTCCTGCTTGCCGGTTCGGCACTGGTCGCGCTGGTGTCGCTCCTGTTCGCACATATGGCCGACTTTGCGTTGGAAACCAACGCCAGGCTGGTCAGGCAATATCCGTGGTTCGCATGGGTGGCGTTGCCGCTGGGCCTGCCGCTGATTGCGTGGCTGACGCGCTGTTTTGCCCCGTATACGGCGGGCAGCGGCATTCCGCAGGTGCTGGCCTCGCTGTCGCTGCCCTACGGGGTGAACAAAACCCGTTTGATTCCGTTCGGACGGACGTTGCTCAAAATCCCACTGACCTTCATCGGCATGGTGTGCGGCGCGTCCATCGGCCGCGAAGGGCCGTCGGTACAGGTCGGCGCGGCGGTGATGTCGGCTTGGGGCGGCTGGTGTAAAAAACACAATCTCGCGTTCAGGGGGATGCAGGAAAACGATCTGATAGCGGCGGGTGCGGCAGGCGGATTGGCGGCGGCGTTCAACGCACCGTTGGCGGGCGTGGTTTTCGCCATCGAAGAACTGGGTCGGGGCGTGATGCTGCGCTGGGAACGGCAAATCCTGTTGGGCGTGCTGGCGGCGGGTTTCATCCAAGTGGCCGTACAGGGCAACAACCCGTATTTTTCGGGCTTCCACGGCGGCGAGTTGGACAATATGCTGCTGTGGGTACTGGGTTCGGGGCTGGTTTGCGGCATCGCGGGCGGCCTGTTCGGGCAATTTCTGTATAAAGGCGCGGCGGCGTTTTCCCCGCAAAAATGGCGCGGCCTGATTGTCCGCCATCCGCTGTTGCTGGCTGCCGCAATGGGCGTGTTGCTGGCCCTGTTGGGCACGGTTTATCAGGGGCAGACTTACGGTACGGGCTATAACGAAGCATCGGGTGCGCTGCGCCGCATGTACGATGCACCGTTCGGCATCGCCGCCGCCAAGTGGGCGGCCACCGTGTTTTCCTATTGGGCGGGTATTCCGGGCGGTATCTTTACCCCGTCGCTGACCATAGGCGCCATGCTCGGCAGCCATATCGCTGCCTTGGTCGGGCTGGAAACGGGCGTCAACGTCGTCGTCCTCATCTGCATGGCGGCCTTCCTTGCCGGCGCCACCCAGTCGCCGCTGACCGCCAGCGTGGTGGTGATGGAGATGACCGGCGGACAAAATCTGCTGTTCTGGCTGCTTATCAGCGCCATTACCGCTTCGCAGGTCTCGCGCCAGTTCTCACCCAAACCGTTTTATCATGCCGCCGGCGTGCGGTTTAAACAGCGGCTGGAAAAACAGGACGGAAACTGA